One segment of Castanea sativa cultivar Marrone di Chiusa Pesio chromosome 3, ASM4071231v1 DNA contains the following:
- the LOC142627271 gene encoding putative disease resistance protein RGA1 codes for MAGSLISALLGQLSSITAREAEQEIRLVIGVDEEVRRLEGNLRTVLAVLDDAEKRQVEEHAVSLWLEKLKEVSYEMDDVLDEWSTAMIKLEIEKEVEDENAEKDTDVKKVCSFIPSLSCCSRQVNKLVMRHDIAHKIKQLNEILDKITREREMYGFESTRGAAQGLVERPKTTSFVDVSDICGRDRVMDDLVSILLGKGVKEEEQSPPVFSLVGMGGIGKTSLAQVAYNHDQVKAHFDKRIWVCVSEPFDQCAIAKAIIQAFGGADPNITELQSLLEKICELIGGKKFFLILDDVWTEDDTKWVSFKEAFKCGSQGSRILVTTRKERVANKIGSVKTINLEVLSEEDCWLIFKKIAFFNKDPTLCQQLENVGRKIAEKCKGLPLAAKTLGSLMRFKNSKEEWKRVLDSCWWEIKDEEIKSLYAPLLLSYYDLSSPLRQCFKFCAVFSKDYVFSRDELVYMWMAQGYIMSNTYMEMEIMAQDYFEKLAMRSFFQDFEKDKDEANIKNCKMHDIVHDFAQLMSKNECFIINFDMELASNYKNARHLRLEYNIYPVTPIKSQFLESIYCAQNLRTLYLLSRSDELFTSYQHFRCLRALTLNGLNNDVSIEFLGLLEILIHLRYLNLVNYYGSALPETICNLCNLQILKIKMSHRRRKRGNYLQTLPQGMSKLINLRHFILDWSRFTKNLKFPRGFGRLTSLRTLTSFGEGGEDDSERGKLGELRNLNHLQGSLKIYGLGSDVCEANNAQLKKKIGLRTLELWFNERDGTEIIREEDALVLNALEPPPDLEDLTIQNYLAPTMFPNWMMSLTNLKKLEIWDLSLEHLPPLGKLLFLESLTIRDLGRLKKVGAEFLGIEESEKKETDDILITLFPNLISLTFCGMYEWEEWNGIGGEEGEEEEDYIRRFTIMPRLQNLTIESCMVLKSLPNFLRRTTLQHLVIVHSLNCEWMERTGKEISNCYLFVKKDGGELRLQGHEEESDGDDDKKEESNEDEVDKEEDDKALHDKKEDDEAEHL; via the exons ATGGCTGGTTCTCTTATTTCTGCTCTCTTGGGGCAGTTGAGTTCAATCACTGCCCGGGAGGCGGAACAAGAGATAAGGTTGGTCATTGGCGTTGATGAAGAAGTTCGAAGGCTTGAAGGCAATCTACGAACCGTGCTTGCAGTGCTGGACGATGCTGAGAAGAGACAAGTTGAGGAGCATGCTGTGAGTCTTTGGTTAGAAAAGCTCAAGGAG GTATCCTATGAGATGGATGACGTGCTGGACGAGTGGAGCACTGCAATGATCAAATTAGAAATTGAGAAAGAAGTAGAAGATGAAAATGCTGAAAAAGATACTGATGTGAAGAAAGTATGTTCCTTCATCCCCTCCCTTTCATGTTGTTCCCGTCAAGTTAATAAACTTGTTATGCGTCACGACATTGCTCACAAGATTAAACAACTTAATGAAATATTAGATAAAAttaccagagagagagagatgtatgGGTTTGAGTCGACTAGGGGAGCTGCCCAAGGACTCGTTGAGCGACCAAAAACTACCTCGTTTGTTGATGTGTCTGACATATGTGGTCGTGATAGGGTTATGGATGATCTAGTGAGCATCTTATTGGGCAAGGGtgttaaagaagaagaacaaagcCCCCCAGTATTCTCCTTAGTGGGCATGGGTGGTATCGGCAAAACATCCCTTGCCCAAGTAGCCTATAATCATGATCAGGTGAAGGCCCATTTTGACAAAagaatttgggtttgtgtttctgaACCTTTTGATCAATGTGCTATTGCCAAAGCTATCATTCAAGCATTTGGAGGTGCTGATCCCAACATTACTGAATTGCAAAGTTTGTTGGAAAAAATTTGTGAATTGATTGGGGGAAAGAAGTTTTTTCTAATCTTAGATGATGTGTGGACTGAAGATGACACAAAGTGGGTGTCATTCAAAGAAGCATTCAAATGTGGTTCCCAAGGTAGTAGAATTTTAGTCACCACACGTAAAGAAAGAGTTGCTAATAAGATAGGAAGTGTAAAGACCATCAATTTGGAGGTTTTGTCTGAGGAAGACTGTTGgttgatttttaagaaaatagcattttttaatAAGGATCCTACTCTATGTCAACAACTAGAAAACGTTGGTAGGAAAATTGCAGAGAAATGCAAAGGCTTGCCACTTGCTGCAAAGACCCTAGGGAGTCTAATGCGCTTCAAGAATAGTAAAGAAGAATGGAAGAGAGTATTAGATAGCTGTTGGTGGGAAATAAAAGATGAGGAAATAAAGAGTCTTTATGCACCGTTGTTATTGAGTTATTATGATTTATCCTCACCATTAAGACAATGCTTCAAATTTTGTGCTGTTTTTTCTAAAGATTATGTCTTTTCTAGGGATGAGTTGGTATATATGTGGATGGCACAAGGATATATCATGTCAAACACATATATGGAGATGGAAATTATGGCACAAGATTACTTTGAAAAGTTAGCCATGCGCTCTTTCTTCCAAGATTTTGAGAAGGACAAGGATGAGGCTAacataaaaaattgcaaaatgcATGATATAGTGCATGACTTTGCGCAATTAATGTCAAAAAATGAATGCTTCATAATCAATTTTGATATGGAGTTggcatcaaattataaaaatgccCGCCACTTGCGTTTGGAATATAATATTTATCCTGTAACTCCCATAAAATCCCAATTTCTGGAGTCTATTTATTGTGCACAAAATCTACGCACCCTTTATTTGTTAAGTCGAAGTGATGAATTATTTACTTCATACCAACATTTTAGATGTTTACGGGCATTAACCTTGAATGGTCTAAACAATGATGTGTCAATTGAATTTCTAGGCTTACTAGAAATTCTCATACATTTGAGGTATCTCAATTTAGTAAATTATTATGGAAGCGCATTGCCTGAAACCATTTGTAATTTATGcaatttacaaattttgaagATTAAAATGTCTCATAGGCGTCGGAAGAGGGGGAACTATCTCCAAACGTTGCCACAAGGGATGAGTAAACTAATTAACCTAAGacattttattttggattgGTCAAGgttcacaaaaaatttaaagtttccAAGAGGGTTTGGGAGATTGACTTCTCTTAGAACATTAACTTCTTTTGGTGAAGGTGGTGAGGATGATAGCGAAAGAGGTAAATTAGGAGAATTAAGAAATTTGAACCATCTTCAAGGGAGTCTTAAAATATATGGGCTGGGAAGCGATGTATGTGAGGCTAATAATGCacaattgaagaagaagatagggCTTCGTACATTGGAACTATGGTTTAACGAACGGGATGGAACGGAAATAATAAGGGAGGAAGATGCATTAGTTCTGAATGCCTTAGAACCACCGCCAGACTTGGAAGATTTAACCATTCAAAATTACTTGGCACCAACAATGTTTCCAAATTGGATGATGTCCTTGACCAATttgaaaaaacttgaaatttgggATTTATCTTTAGAGCATTTGCCTCCTCTGGGTAAACTTCTGTTTCTCGAATCATTGACTATACGTGATTTGGGTAGATTGAAAAAGGTGGGGGCTGAATTTCTGGGAATAGAAGAATCCGAAAAGAAGGAGACAGACGATATACTAATAACACTATTCCCAAATTTGATATCTCTCACATTTTGTGGTATGTATGAGTGGGAAGAATGGAATGGGATTGGAGGAGAAgaaggggaagaagaagaagactataTCAGAAGATTCACTATTATGCCACGTCTTCAAAATTTGACAATTGAGAGTTGCATGGTGCTAAAGTCGCTGCCGAACTTCCTCCGTAGAACTACATTACAGCATTTGGTGATCGTACACAGTCTAAACTGCGAATGGATGGAAAGGACAGGAAAGGAGATTTCGAACTGCTACCTATTCGTAAAGAAGGACGGTGGAGAATTGAGGCTACAG GGCCATGAAGAAGAGTCTGATGGAgatgatgataaaaaagaagagtCTAATGAAGATGAGGTTGATAAAGAAGAGGATGACAAAGCACTCCATGACAAAAAAGAGGATGATGAAGCAGAGCACCTATGA